In one Brassica oleracea var. oleracea cultivar TO1000 chromosome C9, BOL, whole genome shotgun sequence genomic region, the following are encoded:
- the LOC106315134 gene encoding uncharacterized protein LOC106315134, translating to MCKKCGKSNIVGVPQFLAKIFVYDESDQAFFVFLGDAGQELTGKKAAELVESYFEANESVGDDHMVPVPQALSDTIGQTRKFIVKVSNHNLDGKTHTLTVTKVLQSEAPEVEGKLEEDVIVTAAQKTLDDGGAEDDLSMDSNVEKVKRAAENDEAENPKRAKCG from the exons ATGTGTAAGAAGTGTGGGAAAAGCAATATTGTCGGTGTTCCACA GTTTCTAGCCAAGATTTTTGTGTACGATGAGAGTGACCAGGCTTTTTTTGTTTTCCTTGGTGATGCTGGTCAAGAGTTGACTGGAAAGAAGGCAGCTGAATTGGTTGAGAGCTATTTCGAG GCCAATGAGAGTGTAGGAGATGATCACATGGTTCCAGTTCCTCAAGCGCTGTCTGATACCATAGGACAGACTCGCAAGTTCATTGTGAAGGTATCAAATCACAATTTGGATGGCAAGACCCATACTTTGACTGTGACAAAGGTGCTCCAGTCGGAAGCTCCAGAAGTTGAAGGCAAGTTGGAGGAAGATGTGATTGTCACAGCCGCCCAGAAAACTTTGGATGATGGAGGTGCTGAAGATGATCTTTCCATGGACTCTAATGTTGAGAAGGTCAAAAGAGCTGCTGAAAATGATGAAGCAGAGAATCCTAAGCGAGCCAAATGTGGGTAG